A genomic region of Streptomyces rimosus contains the following coding sequences:
- a CDS encoding MerR family transcriptional regulator encodes MTTATTWKVGQLAEASGLTVRTLHHWDTIGLLSPSRRTPGGHREYTEDDAARLYQVLALRGLGLGLETIATCLDSGIDPLRLVRDHLADVEESLSALEALRGRLRRLEESLSAGTAPETRDLLAALKALGRTGPTADRALRRHLDADQLQVLAARGAALGPAAHYLLEVEWPELYRRAARLRESGVPPTDRRVRRLAARMDELGVLFSGGDAGVSAGVRAAWRAEPEEMAGGGGSGFGPGAGSSSSPGPGSGPAPDAWRELADYLDRARTEPDGLPHAPGTPHTKDHP; translated from the coding sequence ATGACCACTGCCACCACCTGGAAGGTCGGTCAGCTCGCCGAGGCGAGCGGGCTGACCGTCCGGACCCTGCACCACTGGGACACCATCGGGCTGCTCAGCCCGTCCCGCCGCACCCCCGGCGGCCACCGCGAGTACACCGAGGACGACGCGGCCCGCCTCTATCAGGTGCTGGCCCTGCGCGGTCTCGGTCTGGGGCTGGAGACCATCGCGACCTGCCTGGACTCGGGGATCGATCCGCTGCGGCTGGTACGGGACCACTTGGCGGACGTCGAGGAGTCCCTGTCCGCCCTGGAAGCGCTGCGCGGACGGCTGCGGCGACTGGAGGAGTCACTGTCGGCGGGTACGGCACCGGAGACGCGCGACCTGCTGGCGGCGCTCAAAGCGCTCGGCCGTACCGGCCCGACGGCGGACCGGGCCCTGCGCCGCCACCTGGACGCGGACCAGCTCCAGGTCCTGGCCGCGCGCGGCGCGGCGCTGGGCCCGGCGGCGCACTATCTGCTGGAGGTGGAGTGGCCGGAGCTGTACCGCCGGGCGGCCCGGCTGCGCGAGTCGGGAGTCCCGCCCACGGACCGGCGGGTGCGGCGGCTGGCGGCCCGGATGGACGAGCTGGGTGTGCTGTTCAGCGGCGGGGACGCGGGCGTGTCCGCCGGGGTGCGGGCGGCGTGGCGGGCGGAGCCGGAGGAGATGGCGGGTGGGGGCGGATCAGGCTTCGGGCCCGGAGCCGGTTCCAGCTCCAGCCCCGGTCCGGGCTCCGGCCCGGCGCCCGATGCCTGGCGTGAGCTGGCGGATTACCTCGACCGGGCCCGTACGGAGCCCGACGGCCTCCCCCATGCCCCCGGCACACCCCACACGAAGGACCACCCATGA
- a CDS encoding P1 family peptidase, whose translation MADDTEQPGNAAGTRTPASRPGPRDALTDVSGLRVGHAQRIGDGWLSGTTVVLAPEGGAIAAVDVRGGGPGTRETDALDPRNLVQRIEAVVLSGGSAFGLDAASGAVAWLEEQGRGYRVGPDPAQVVPVVPAAALFDLGRGGDWRARPDAALGRAAIEDAAATEPGAPVAQGNTGAGTGAVAGGVKGGIGTTSLVLPSGITVAALAAVNAAGSVVDPRTGVLYGRYGEQADEEHGVPLAPSPDAHAAAQRRLAEARSASERRSATSVRQPLNTTLAVVATDAVLTRAQAQKLAGIAHDGLARAVRPAHLLTDGDTVFALATGDRPLVPEEAAADPAFGVHAETGALNDVLAAGAEVLTRAVVKAVLAAETVDTPGGRFPSYRDLYAAP comes from the coding sequence ATGGCCGACGACACCGAGCAGCCGGGCAACGCAGCCGGCACCCGTACCCCGGCATCCCGCCCCGGCCCCCGCGACGCCCTGACCGACGTCAGCGGCCTGCGGGTCGGGCATGCGCAGCGCATCGGCGACGGGTGGCTGTCCGGAACCACCGTCGTCCTGGCCCCCGAAGGCGGGGCCATCGCCGCCGTGGACGTACGCGGCGGCGGACCCGGCACCCGCGAGACGGACGCCCTGGACCCGCGCAATCTGGTCCAGCGCATCGAGGCCGTCGTCCTGTCCGGCGGCAGCGCCTTCGGACTGGACGCCGCGTCAGGTGCGGTGGCCTGGCTGGAGGAACAGGGCCGCGGCTACCGCGTCGGCCCGGACCCGGCGCAGGTCGTGCCCGTCGTACCGGCCGCGGCCCTGTTCGACCTGGGCCGCGGCGGCGACTGGCGGGCCCGCCCGGACGCCGCGCTCGGCCGCGCCGCCATCGAGGACGCCGCCGCCACGGAACCGGGCGCGCCCGTCGCCCAGGGCAACACCGGCGCCGGTACGGGCGCGGTGGCCGGCGGCGTCAAGGGCGGCATCGGCACCACCAGCCTGGTCCTGCCGTCGGGCATCACGGTCGCCGCGCTGGCGGCCGTCAACGCGGCGGGCTCGGTGGTCGATCCACGTACCGGCGTGCTGTACGGGCGGTACGGAGAGCAGGCGGACGAGGAGCACGGCGTGCCCCTCGCGCCCTCCCCCGACGCCCACGCCGCCGCGCAGCGCCGCCTCGCCGAGGCCCGTAGCGCTTCCGAGCGACGTTCGGCCACCTCCGTACGCCAGCCCCTGAACACCACCCTCGCCGTCGTCGCGACCGACGCGGTCCTCACGCGTGCCCAGGCCCAGAAGCTCGCGGGCATCGCGCACGACGGCCTGGCCCGCGCGGTGCGCCCGGCGCATCTGCTCACCGACGGCGACACCGTCTTCGCGCTCGCCACCGGGGACCGGCCGCTGGTGCCGGAAGAGGCCGCGGCCGACCCGGCGTTCGGGGTGCACGCCGAGACCGGTGCGCTGAACGACGTGCTGGCCGCGGGGGCCGAGGTGCTGACCCGTGCGGTGGTCAAGGCCGTGCTGGCGGCCGAGACGGTGGACACTCCGGGCGGCCGCTTCCCGTCGTACCGCGACCTGTACGCGGCCCCGTAA
- a CDS encoding amidohydrolase — protein MSDSARDTVLAPLDARMADLESLYEDLHRHPELGFRESRTAAEAARRLTSYGYEVTTGIGRTGVIGVLRNGPGPVVLLRADMDALPVTERTALPYASTVPGVMHACGHDVHVTCLTGAADLLAAGREHWSGTLVVLFQPAEEVGDGARAMIDDGLFGAEHSGIPTPDVMFAQHVAPFGAGLIAYAHDACMAASDSLKITFHGTGGHGSRPETAVDPILMAAAFVQRLQSVVAREIAAKDRAVVTVGSFQAGDAPNVIPDQAVVQLSVRTFDEHIRTQVLASVDRIAMAEAAASGAPREPETEVLNTFPVTRNDDRTLEQVNAAFTDHFGAPRLFAYEPAAGSEDAGLIATAADAPLYYWWLGGWDPDEFRTAMASGRLAQDIPSNHSPHFAPVKQPTLAMGVEALTVAALSHLKAGR, from the coding sequence ATGAGCGATAGCGCGCGTGACACCGTACTGGCCCCGCTCGACGCCCGCATGGCGGACCTCGAATCCCTCTACGAAGACCTCCACCGGCACCCCGAACTCGGCTTCCGGGAATCCCGTACGGCCGCCGAGGCGGCCCGCCGCCTGACCTCGTACGGCTACGAGGTCACCACCGGCATCGGCCGGACCGGCGTGATCGGCGTGCTGCGCAACGGGCCGGGCCCGGTCGTCCTGCTGCGCGCCGACATGGACGCCCTGCCCGTCACCGAACGCACCGCCCTGCCGTACGCCTCCACCGTCCCCGGCGTCATGCACGCCTGCGGCCACGACGTGCACGTCACGTGCCTGACGGGCGCCGCCGACCTGCTCGCGGCGGGGCGGGAGCACTGGTCCGGCACCCTGGTGGTGCTCTTCCAGCCCGCCGAGGAGGTCGGCGACGGGGCGCGGGCGATGATCGATGACGGACTGTTCGGGGCGGAACACAGCGGCATCCCCACCCCCGATGTGATGTTCGCCCAGCACGTCGCCCCGTTCGGCGCCGGGCTGATCGCATACGCGCACGACGCCTGTATGGCCGCCTCGGACAGCCTGAAGATCACTTTCCATGGCACCGGCGGCCACGGCTCCCGCCCCGAGACCGCCGTCGACCCGATCCTGATGGCCGCCGCCTTCGTCCAGCGCCTCCAGTCCGTCGTCGCCCGCGAGATCGCGGCCAAGGACCGGGCCGTCGTCACCGTCGGCTCCTTCCAGGCCGGGGACGCCCCCAACGTCATCCCCGACCAGGCGGTGGTGCAGCTCAGCGTCCGTACCTTCGACGAGCACATCCGTACTCAGGTGCTGGCGTCCGTCGACCGCATCGCCATGGCGGAGGCCGCAGCCTCCGGCGCGCCGCGGGAGCCGGAGACGGAGGTGCTGAACACCTTCCCCGTCACCCGCAACGACGACCGGACGCTGGAGCAGGTCAACGCGGCCTTCACCGACCACTTCGGCGCCCCGCGGCTGTTCGCCTACGAACCGGCCGCCGGCAGCGAGGACGCGGGCCTGATCGCCACGGCCGCCGACGCGCCCCTCTACTACTGGTGGCTCGGCGGCTGGGACCCCGACGAGTTCCGCACCGCCATGGCCTCCGGCCGCCTTGCCCAGGACATCCCCTCGAACCACTCACCGCACTTCGCGCCGGTGAAGCAGCCGACGCTGGCCATGGGCGTGGAGGCTCTCACCGTGGCGGCGCTGAGCCATTTGAAGGCCGGCCGGTGA
- a CDS encoding NAD(P)/FAD-dependent oxidoreductase has translation MTPASSHHQVVIIGGGTAGITVAARLRRAGLRDIAVLEPSETHWYQPLWTLVGGGQAPLRAALRTEAEVMPPGVRWLRESAASVDPAARTVGTASGRTISYDRLVLAPGLSLDWDGIPGLAQALGHGGVSSNYRPDLAPLTWDFIRRTKRGTALFTMPSGPVKCGGAPQKIAYLAADYWRKRGVLGRIRTILVLPEPAMFKVPVFNRALEETARRYGIEVRLQSELTQVDGAAREAEIVDHATGEKETVHYDLLHAVPPQRAPQWVADSPLADPASPFGYAKADRATLQNPDFPEVYAIGDVANLPTSKTGAAIRKQAPVVAANLRAGLRGRPATARYDGYTSCPLVTARHKMLLAEFDYDLEPAPSIPFIDTTKERTDMWFLKRYGLPQLYFKGMLKGLA, from the coding sequence ATGACCCCCGCCTCGTCGCACCACCAGGTCGTCATCATCGGCGGCGGTACCGCGGGCATCACCGTCGCCGCCCGCCTGCGCCGCGCCGGACTGCGCGACATCGCGGTGCTGGAGCCCTCCGAGACGCACTGGTACCAGCCGCTGTGGACGCTGGTCGGCGGCGGCCAGGCGCCGCTGCGGGCCGCGCTGCGCACGGAGGCGGAGGTCATGCCGCCCGGGGTGCGCTGGCTGCGCGAGTCCGCCGCCTCGGTCGACCCCGCCGCGCGGACGGTCGGCACCGCGTCGGGGCGGACGATCTCGTACGACCGGCTGGTGCTCGCCCCCGGGCTCAGCCTGGACTGGGACGGCATACCGGGGCTTGCGCAGGCCCTCGGCCACGGCGGTGTCTCCAGCAATTACCGGCCCGATCTGGCGCCGCTGACCTGGGACTTCATCCGGCGCACCAAGCGCGGCACGGCGCTGTTCACGATGCCGTCCGGGCCGGTGAAGTGCGGCGGCGCGCCGCAGAAGATCGCGTATCTCGCCGCCGACTACTGGCGCAAGCGCGGGGTGCTGGGCCGTATCCGTACGATCCTGGTGCTGCCCGAGCCCGCCATGTTCAAGGTGCCGGTCTTCAACCGGGCGCTGGAGGAGACGGCGCGGCGCTACGGCATCGAGGTGCGCCTCCAGTCGGAGCTGACGCAGGTGGACGGCGCCGCGCGGGAGGCGGAGATCGTCGATCACGCGACCGGCGAGAAGGAGACGGTCCACTACGACCTGCTGCACGCCGTACCGCCGCAGCGCGCGCCGCAGTGGGTGGCGGACAGCCCGCTCGCCGACCCGGCCTCGCCCTTCGGTTACGCCAAGGCCGACCGGGCGACGCTCCAGAACCCGGACTTCCCCGAGGTGTACGCGATCGGCGACGTGGCCAACCTGCCGACGTCCAAGACGGGCGCCGCGATCCGCAAGCAGGCCCCGGTCGTCGCCGCCAATCTGCGGGCCGGGCTGCGCGGGCGGCCCGCCACCGCCCGCTACGACGGCTACACCTCCTGCCCGCTGGTCACCGCCCGCCACAAGATGCTGCTGGCCGAGTTCGACTACGACCTGGAGCCCGCGCCGTCCATCCCCTTCATCGACACGACGAAGGAGCGGACGGACATGTGGTTCCTGAAGCGGTACGGGCTGCCGCAGCTGTACTTCAAGGGGATGCTCAAGGGCCTGGCCTGA
- a CDS encoding L,D-transpeptidase family protein: MAARHAQQRGMRIRMTRRGKAVSGLALTTLVGTALWAWPASGDDHDGHRSEQARPAPSAPEVPAHAAAGHAQATAPRAIPGLSDATRKQIPADSRQVLVVTGQGVDQHDSSVVLYTRAQDSDDWRPGARWAAHNASRGWTKDHRYGDLRSPEGVFTLSDAGGKLAPPEGTKLPYDRNDSFVAHGTGVEGEPLGGAFDYVIAIDYNRVKGSSPLDQRRPMGDRKGGGVWLHVDHDGPTQGCISLKPEVMQELLRTLDPAQHPVIVMGPAGH, translated from the coding sequence ATGGCTGCCCGCCACGCCCAGCAACGCGGTATGCGAATAAGGATGACCCGTCGCGGCAAGGCGGTGAGCGGCCTCGCCCTGACCACGCTGGTGGGCACCGCGCTGTGGGCCTGGCCCGCCTCGGGCGACGACCACGACGGCCACCGCTCCGAGCAGGCCCGCCCGGCCCCCTCGGCGCCGGAGGTCCCCGCGCACGCCGCCGCCGGCCACGCGCAGGCGACCGCGCCGCGCGCGATCCCGGGCCTGAGCGACGCCACCCGCAAGCAGATCCCGGCCGACTCCCGGCAGGTGCTCGTCGTCACCGGGCAGGGCGTGGACCAGCACGACTCCTCCGTCGTCCTCTACACCCGCGCACAGGACTCCGACGACTGGCGCCCCGGCGCGCGCTGGGCCGCGCACAACGCGTCCCGCGGCTGGACCAAGGACCACCGTTACGGTGACCTGCGCTCGCCGGAGGGTGTCTTCACGCTCAGCGACGCGGGCGGCAAACTGGCGCCCCCGGAGGGCACCAAGCTGCCGTACGACCGCAACGACAGCTTCGTCGCGCACGGCACCGGCGTGGAGGGCGAGCCGCTGGGCGGTGCGTTCGACTACGTCATCGCCATCGACTACAACCGGGTCAAGGGCTCCTCACCGCTGGACCAGCGGCGTCCGATGGGCGACCGGAAGGGCGGCGGCGTCTGGCTGCACGTGGACCACGACGGGCCCACGCAGGGCTGCATCAGCCTCAAGCCCGAGGTGATGCAGGAGCTGCTGCGCACGCTGGACCCGGCGCAGCACCCGGTGATCGTGATGGGCCCGGCGGGACACTGA
- a CDS encoding L,D-transpeptidase encodes MPDNTAPPAPSRTRRLRRGLAAASLLAAGALALSACGGDASAGGKDGKDQAAGADAAAAKDASEAKISVTSKDGATNASINETGVQVSGGKLTDVKLVQADNGAEVKGSIAADGSSWKPSKQLERGTKYKLVANAKDGKGRAATENRTFTTVSSKNSFIGSYTPDGGKTVGVGMPVSFTFDKVITNKKDVQSHITVTSSSGQKVVGHWFGSQRLDFRPEQYWKAGSKVTLKIDLDGVKGGQGITGVQSKTVNFTVGRSQVSTVDMKTQTMTVVRDGKTVKSIPISGGSPKNPTYNGQMVISEKFTQTRMDGSTVGFGGEYDIKDVPHAMRLSSSGTFIHGNYWGSPSIFGRAGTSHGCVGLQDNKGGGGDTPGKWFFDNSLVGDVVVVKNSPDRTVKPDNGLNGWNMSWAEWQAGSAG; translated from the coding sequence ATGCCGGACAACACCGCGCCGCCCGCACCGTCCCGCACCCGTCGGCTGCGTCGCGGACTCGCGGCGGCCTCCCTCCTCGCCGCCGGTGCCCTGGCCCTGTCCGCCTGCGGCGGCGACGCCTCGGCGGGCGGCAAGGACGGCAAGGACCAGGCGGCCGGCGCGGATGCCGCGGCCGCCAAGGACGCCTCCGAGGCGAAGATCTCGGTCACCTCGAAGGACGGCGCCACCAACGCCAGCATCAACGAGACCGGCGTCCAGGTCAGCGGCGGCAAGCTCACCGATGTGAAGCTGGTGCAGGCGGACAACGGCGCCGAGGTCAAGGGCTCGATAGCCGCCGACGGCTCCTCCTGGAAGCCGTCGAAGCAGCTGGAGCGCGGCACCAAGTACAAGCTGGTCGCCAACGCCAAGGACGGCAAGGGCCGGGCCGCCACCGAGAACCGCACCTTCACCACCGTCTCCTCGAAGAACAGCTTCATCGGCTCCTACACGCCGGACGGTGGCAAGACCGTCGGCGTCGGCATGCCGGTGTCGTTCACCTTCGACAAGGTGATCACCAACAAGAAGGACGTCCAGTCCCACATCACGGTGACCTCCAGCAGCGGCCAGAAGGTCGTCGGCCACTGGTTCGGCTCGCAGCGCCTGGACTTCCGTCCGGAGCAGTACTGGAAGGCCGGCTCCAAGGTCACGCTGAAGATCGACCTGGACGGGGTCAAGGGCGGCCAGGGCATCACCGGCGTGCAGTCCAAGACGGTGAACTTCACCGTCGGCCGCTCGCAGGTCTCCACCGTCGACATGAAGACCCAGACCATGACGGTGGTCCGGGACGGCAAGACGGTCAAGTCGATCCCGATCTCCGGCGGCAGCCCGAAGAACCCGACCTACAACGGCCAGATGGTCATCTCCGAGAAGTTCACCCAGACCCGGATGGACGGCTCGACGGTCGGCTTCGGCGGCGAGTACGACATCAAGGACGTGCCGCACGCCATGCGGCTCTCCTCCTCCGGCACGTTCATACACGGCAACTACTGGGGCAGCCCGTCGATCTTCGGCCGGGCCGGGACGAGCCACGGCTGCGTCGGCCTCCAGGACAACAAGGGCGGTGGCGGCGACACCCCGGGCAAGTGGTTCTTCGACAACTCGCTCGTCGGTGACGTGGTGGTCGTCAAGAACTCACCCGACCGGACCGTGAAGCCGGACAACGGTCTCAACGGCTGGAACATGTCGTGGGCGGAATGGCAGGCGGGCAGCGCGGGCTGA
- a CDS encoding low temperature requirement protein A yields MARMRARGRSESHRAATPLELFFDLCFVVAVAQAGRQLVHALAEGHPGHGITGYLMLFFAVFWAWMNFTWFSSAYDTDDALYRVVTLVQIAGVLILAAGVPRAFDGDFAVVWFGYLVMRLAMVSQWLRAARNSTGRERTTALRYAAGVTLCQVGWLVLLLSPDAARPWVFVALAVAEMAVPTLAERDHQTSWHPHHIAERYGLFVIIVLGETVSAATVAVQSAVDEQDALGDLLPIAAGGLLLIFAAYWIYFAVPIHLHLVSNRQAFVWGYGHYLVLGSAAAIGAGIEVAVEESVGKAHLSVFAASATVTVPGALFLFTVWLIHSRHQKRNLAQQLVLPVSSVLVLACTFAGHAAVLLAGMVGAVTVAVGATLTARQGQALES; encoded by the coding sequence ATGGCCCGCATGCGGGCGCGCGGGCGCTCCGAGAGCCACCGCGCCGCCACTCCGCTGGAGCTCTTCTTCGACCTGTGCTTCGTCGTGGCCGTCGCGCAGGCCGGGCGACAGCTCGTGCACGCGCTCGCGGAAGGGCATCCGGGGCACGGCATCACCGGCTATCTGATGCTGTTCTTCGCGGTTTTCTGGGCCTGGATGAACTTCACGTGGTTCTCGTCCGCGTACGACACCGACGACGCGCTGTACCGGGTGGTGACGCTCGTACAGATCGCGGGCGTGCTGATCCTGGCGGCCGGGGTGCCGCGGGCCTTCGACGGCGACTTCGCGGTGGTGTGGTTCGGCTACCTGGTGATGCGGCTCGCGATGGTGTCGCAGTGGCTGCGGGCCGCGCGCAACAGCACCGGCCGGGAGCGGACCACCGCGCTGCGCTACGCCGCCGGGGTGACGCTGTGCCAGGTCGGCTGGCTGGTGCTGCTGCTGTCACCGGACGCCGCCCGGCCGTGGGTGTTCGTGGCGCTGGCGGTCGCGGAGATGGCCGTACCCACGCTGGCCGAACGGGACCATCAGACTTCCTGGCACCCGCACCACATCGCGGAGCGATACGGCCTGTTCGTCATCATCGTGCTCGGCGAGACGGTCTCCGCCGCCACGGTGGCGGTGCAGTCCGCGGTGGACGAGCAGGACGCGCTGGGTGATCTGCTGCCCATCGCGGCGGGCGGCCTGCTGCTGATCTTCGCCGCGTACTGGATCTACTTCGCGGTCCCCATCCACCTCCACCTCGTCTCGAACCGCCAGGCGTTCGTCTGGGGTTACGGCCATTACCTGGTCCTCGGCTCGGCTGCGGCGATCGGCGCGGGCATCGAGGTGGCGGTGGAGGAGTCGGTCGGCAAGGCGCACCTCTCCGTGTTCGCGGCGTCCGCGACGGTGACCGTGCCGGGCGCGCTGTTCCTCTTCACCGTGTGGCTGATCCACTCCCGCCACCAGAAGCGCAACCTGGCCCAGCAGCTGGTGCTGCCGGTGTCCTCCGTACTGGTCCTGGCCTGTACGTTCGCGGGGCACGCCGCGGTCCTGCTGGCCGGAATGGTGGGGGCGGTCACGGTCGCGGTGGGGGCGACGCTGACGGCGCGGCAGGGGCAGGCGCTGGAGAGCTGA
- a CDS encoding YIP1 family protein produces MSVPPPPPTLVQPPTGRKPGPPRRRRLWWHRLVLGLWYRPVEVMDEARDRSAWSAAVLLCLVSGALGIVSVDAFRKQWALDQQLALQMAAIAEAGVLVASLALGVVTHAIARTIGGNGRFEPTVSLFVVLFWVTDLPRLALATWLPHNSTLVQAVAWTTWGFGYLLAILLIRGQHHLSTLKAGVAVAVQMLASLALLKLGPVR; encoded by the coding sequence ATGTCCGTGCCGCCGCCTCCCCCCACGCTCGTCCAGCCGCCCACCGGAAGGAAACCCGGTCCGCCGAGACGGCGCCGGCTGTGGTGGCACCGTCTGGTCCTCGGCCTCTGGTACCGGCCGGTCGAGGTGATGGACGAGGCCCGGGACCGCAGCGCCTGGAGCGCGGCGGTCCTGCTGTGCCTGGTCAGCGGCGCCCTCGGCATCGTGTCGGTGGACGCGTTCCGCAAGCAGTGGGCGCTGGACCAGCAGCTCGCGTTGCAGATGGCGGCGATCGCGGAGGCGGGGGTGCTGGTCGCCAGCCTCGCGCTGGGCGTGGTCACCCACGCCATCGCCCGCACGATCGGCGGCAACGGCCGGTTCGAGCCGACGGTCAGCCTCTTCGTCGTGCTGTTCTGGGTGACCGACCTGCCGCGGCTCGCGCTGGCGACATGGCTGCCGCACAACTCCACCCTGGTCCAGGCGGTCGCGTGGACGACCTGGGGCTTCGGCTATCTGCTGGCCATACTGCTCATCCGGGGCCAGCACCATCTGTCCACGCTCAAGGCGGGGGTGGCGGTGGCGGTGCAGATGCTGGCGTCACTGGCACTGCTGAAACTGGGGCCGGTGCGGTGA
- a CDS encoding CaiB/BaiF CoA transferase family protein — protein MPQPTTATTPAAATPKALAGLLVADFSRVLAGPLAAATLADLGADVIKVERPVTGDDTRSWGPPFAADGTAAYFDAANRSKRGLALDLADPGDAAAARELARRADVLIENFRPGALARYGLDPATTTAAHPGLVHCSITGFGSGAGAHLPGYDFVVQAVGGLMSITGEPGGPPLKAGVALVDVLTAKDATTAVLAALRHRDRTGQGQHVEVNLLSSLLGSLVNQTSGQLATGRDPGPMGNRHPSIAPYETLACRDGEPLAVAVGNDRQFRALAHALGAPGLADDERFARNQDRVRHRTELVKELEERLAADTPAAWTERLTAASVPCGPVNTVGEALRLAGRLGLEPVVPVGADRIPQVRSPLRLSATPVAAPCAPPALDEHGEPLRAWLSGPPEAPLPPLK, from the coding sequence GTGCCGCAGCCGACCACCGCCACCACCCCCGCAGCCGCCACCCCCAAGGCCCTGGCGGGCCTCCTCGTGGCCGACTTCAGCCGCGTCCTGGCCGGGCCGCTGGCCGCCGCCACGCTGGCCGACCTGGGCGCCGATGTGATCAAGGTGGAGCGGCCGGTGACCGGCGACGACACCCGCTCCTGGGGGCCGCCCTTCGCCGCCGACGGCACGGCCGCGTACTTCGACGCCGCCAACCGCTCCAAGCGCGGCCTCGCCCTGGACCTCGCCGACCCCGGCGACGCGGCGGCGGCCCGCGAGTTGGCCCGCCGGGCCGACGTACTGATCGAGAACTTCCGGCCCGGCGCGCTCGCCCGCTACGGCCTGGACCCCGCGACGACCACCGCCGCCCACCCCGGCCTGGTCCACTGCTCGATCACCGGCTTCGGCTCCGGCGCGGGCGCGCACCTGCCGGGCTACGACTTCGTCGTGCAGGCCGTCGGGGGCCTGATGAGCATCACCGGCGAGCCGGGCGGCCCGCCCCTGAAGGCGGGCGTCGCCCTCGTCGACGTACTGACCGCCAAGGACGCCACCACCGCCGTACTGGCCGCGCTGCGCCACCGCGACCGTACGGGGCAGGGCCAGCACGTCGAGGTCAACCTGCTGTCGTCGCTGCTCGGTTCGCTGGTCAACCAGACCTCCGGGCAGCTGGCCACCGGCCGCGACCCGGGCCCGATGGGCAACCGGCACCCGAGCATCGCCCCGTACGAGACGCTGGCCTGCCGGGACGGCGAGCCGCTGGCCGTCGCGGTCGGCAACGACCGGCAGTTCCGCGCGCTGGCGCACGCGCTGGGCGCGCCCGGGCTGGCCGACGACGAGCGTTTCGCACGTAACCAGGACCGGGTGCGCCACCGCACCGAACTGGTCAAGGAGCTGGAGGAGCGGCTGGCTGCGGACACGCCGGCGGCCTGGACCGAGCGGCTGACCGCGGCGTCCGTCCCCTGCGGGCCGGTCAACACCGTCGGCGAGGCGCTGCGGCTGGCCGGACGGCTCGGCCTGGAGCCGGTCGTGCCGGTCGGCGCCGACCGGATACCTCAGGTGCGCAGTCCGCTGCGGCTGTCCGCCACACCGGTCGCCGCACCGTGCGCCCCGCCCGCGCTGGACGAGCACGGCGAACCCCTGCGCGCCTGGCTGTCCGGCCCGCCCGAAGCTCCCCTGCCACCCCTGAAGTGA
- a CDS encoding MerR family transcriptional regulator, with product MDREPGGELLSIGAFARASRLSPKALRLYDELGLLPPAQVDPVNGYRRYRVAQLERARLVAWLRQLGMPLARIRDVCGLPPGPAADAVAAYWARTEADTAARRELAAFLVNHLSGKDTAMETDTGRTPAGEPRARRRLEIRYAALSDTGLVRESNQDTAYAGERLLAVADGFGGAGASAGAAAVEALRRLENLDGGALRPGDLLNTLADAAREANRSVGEAVAAEGETGACTAGTTLTALLWTGSHLALVHVGDSRAYLLRDGALFQITHDHTHVQSLVEEGRLTPEEAESHPQRALLARALGSGADWEPEVGLREARPGDRYLLCSDGLSAVVPSDAVQDALAGAPDPGQGVRDLVALAHQAGAPDNVSCVVADVSLRPGP from the coding sequence GTGGACCGGGAACCGGGTGGGGAACTGCTGAGCATCGGGGCGTTCGCCAGGGCCTCGCGGCTCTCGCCGAAGGCGTTGCGTCTGTACGACGAGCTGGGGCTGCTGCCGCCCGCGCAGGTCGATCCCGTCAACGGCTACCGGCGTTACCGGGTCGCCCAGTTGGAGCGGGCCCGGCTGGTCGCCTGGCTGCGGCAGCTCGGTATGCCGCTGGCCCGTATCCGGGACGTGTGCGGGCTGCCACCGGGGCCGGCCGCCGACGCGGTGGCGGCGTACTGGGCGCGGACCGAGGCCGACACCGCCGCCCGCCGCGAGCTGGCCGCCTTCCTCGTCAACCATCTGAGCGGGAAGGACACGGCCATGGAGACGGACACGGGGCGGACACCGGCAGGGGAGCCGCGGGCGCGGCGCCGGCTGGAGATCCGTTACGCGGCGCTGTCGGACACCGGGCTGGTACGGGAGAGCAACCAGGACACGGCGTACGCGGGGGAGCGGCTGCTCGCCGTGGCCGACGGGTTCGGCGGGGCCGGGGCCTCCGCCGGGGCCGCGGCCGTCGAGGCCCTGCGCCGCCTGGAGAACCTCGACGGCGGGGCGCTGCGGCCCGGCGACCTCCTCAACACGCTGGCGGACGCGGCTCGGGAGGCGAACCGGTCGGTGGGGGAGGCGGTGGCGGCCGAGGGGGAGACGGGGGCCTGTACCGCCGGTACGACACTGACCGCCCTGCTCTGGACCGGCTCCCACCTGGCCCTCGTCCACGTGGGCGACTCGCGTGCGTACCTGCTGCGCGACGGCGCGCTGTTCCAGATCACGCACGACCACACCCACGTACAGTCGCTTGTCGAGGAAGGGCGGCTGACCCCTGAGGAGGCCGAGTCGCATCCGCAACGTGCGCTCCTTGCACGGGCCCTGGGCAGCGGCGCCGACTGGGAGCCGGAGGTGGGGCTGCGCGAAGCGCGCCCCGGCGACCGCTACCTGCTGTGCTCCGACGGCCTGTCTGCGGTGGTGCCCTCCGACGCCGTACAGGACGCCCTGGCCGGGGCACCGGACCCCGGCCAGGGCGTACGGGACCTGGTGGCGCTGGCCCATCAGGCCGGTGCGCCGGACAACGTGAGCTGTGTGGTGGCGGACGTGTCGCTCAGGCCAGGCCCTTGA